In the Thermococcus sp. JdF3 genome, one interval contains:
- a CDS encoding molybdenum cofactor biosynthesis protein MoaE: MKVKITKEPFDLNEALSYLLVPEAGGYVFFLGKVRNKNHGRRVRKLIYEAYEEMAIEEMERIRGEALEKFPILDILIWHRYGELNVGEDTILIIASG; this comes from the coding sequence GGTTAAGATTACTAAAGAACCCTTCGATCTCAATGAGGCGTTGAGTTATCTTCTCGTTCCAGAGGCCGGTGGCTACGTTTTCTTCTTGGGGAAGGTCAGGAACAAAAACCATGGCAGAAGAGTCAGAAAACTCATCTACGAGGCCTATGAAGAGATGGCCATTGAAGAGATGGAGAGGATACGGGGAGAAGCACTTGAAAAGTTTCCCATATTGGACATCCTGATATGGCACCGCTACGGCGAGCTCAACGTGGGCGAGGACACGATACTCATTATTGCCAGTGG